One Pseudoalteromonas sp. NC201 DNA segment encodes these proteins:
- a CDS encoding class I SAM-dependent methyltransferase yields MDLNSFKSRCLTGIFAANKESPELTTLFDEFVKFFGTLSGVDTQFDMNDWSSVHTEYGVAISPVQAAKCSQELLRSLIFMQGVKAAIEDKQREGLSEVHILYAGTGPYATLLLPLLALHPNLPVRATLIDIHPENIAAVKKLIDAFDVEHRIERLVCCDALKWQDEEKCSFDIVISETMTALLKREPQVWIFKHLFPYLKEDGILIPESIALSAMLNRKGEQIHVGEFFNLQKSSVQKLSRGDDTLLRGELIIPDSHQPGDGFKLQTDIIVYGHYVLGENECSLNIPFTIPCEATNLSAGAIVKYEYTNYESPEFVFNFPASPRFVQDNHLAPIDEQGKLGLVGIKSAFQHSQLIKYGKNVAMPENIWLCQQALCEACDISLQDWLSQLYQSATLEVFEAWLIEQESRLQDSLFINELNSKLLLNYKSE; encoded by the coding sequence ATGGATCTAAATAGCTTTAAAAGCAGGTGTTTAACAGGAATTTTCGCTGCAAATAAGGAGTCTCCTGAACTGACAACTTTGTTTGACGAGTTTGTCAAATTCTTTGGTACACTGAGTGGAGTTGATACTCAGTTTGATATGAATGATTGGAGTAGTGTTCATACTGAATATGGTGTTGCTATTTCTCCTGTTCAGGCAGCTAAATGCTCTCAAGAACTGCTGCGCAGTTTGATTTTTATGCAAGGTGTAAAAGCGGCTATCGAAGATAAACAGCGAGAAGGGTTATCTGAAGTTCATATTTTATACGCAGGCACTGGTCCTTACGCCACGTTGCTGCTTCCATTGTTAGCACTACATCCCAACCTTCCTGTTAGGGCAACCCTGATTGACATACATCCAGAAAATATAGCTGCGGTAAAAAAGTTAATTGATGCTTTTGATGTAGAGCACCGTATCGAACGCTTGGTTTGTTGTGATGCGTTAAAATGGCAGGATGAAGAAAAATGTAGCTTTGATATCGTGATTTCAGAAACGATGACAGCATTACTAAAAAGAGAGCCACAAGTTTGGATCTTCAAGCACTTATTTCCCTACCTAAAAGAAGACGGTATTTTGATCCCTGAGTCTATCGCGTTGTCGGCAATGTTAAATAGAAAAGGGGAGCAAATACACGTTGGAGAATTTTTTAACTTACAGAAGTCTTCGGTACAGAAGCTCAGCCGTGGTGACGATACGTTATTACGTGGGGAGTTGATTATCCCGGATAGCCACCAGCCTGGAGATGGCTTTAAGTTGCAAACGGATATTATAGTCTATGGCCATTATGTCCTTGGTGAAAATGAATGCAGCCTCAATATTCCTTTTACTATTCCATGTGAGGCGACAAATTTATCTGCTGGCGCTATTGTTAAATATGAGTACACCAATTATGAATCTCCTGAGTTTGTGTTCAACTTCCCAGCATCGCCGCGTTTTGTGCAAGATAATCACCTTGCACCAATAGATGAACAGGGGAAGCTTGGCCTTGTCGGAATAAAAAGTGCTTTTCAGCATTCTCAGCTCATCAAGTATGGTAAGAATGTGGCAATGCCTGAAAATATTTGGTTATGTCAGCAAGCTTTATGTGAGGCTTGTGATATATCACTCCAAGATTGGCTATCGCAACTTTATCAGTCAGCTACATTAGAAGTTTTTGAAGCGTGGCTGATCGAGCAAGAATCGAGGTTACAGGATAGCCTTTTCATTAATGAACTTAATTCAAAGCTCTTACTTAACTATAAAAGCGAATGA
- a CDS encoding GNAT family N-acetyltransferase, whose product MSNSLLVHQQLFSEPNIHYLTIHSDSEIVGFIILAVEPELKSVEFCRIVVAKKGLGIGQEAINQMEKYVLEELRTTRVWLDVFADNTRAQHIYQKLGYQQFDTIPYDNKILLIFEKHLH is encoded by the coding sequence TTGAGCAATTCGCTGCTTGTTCATCAGCAGTTATTTTCTGAGCCCAACATACACTATTTAACAATCCACTCAGATAGTGAAATAGTTGGCTTTATAATTTTAGCCGTTGAACCAGAACTGAAAAGTGTTGAATTTTGCCGGATTGTGGTTGCTAAAAAGGGATTGGGAATAGGGCAAGAAGCGATAAATCAGATGGAAAAATACGTGTTAGAGGAGTTGCGTACAACGCGAGTTTGGCTAGATGTTTTTGCAGATAATACGCGAGCGCAGCACATATACCAAAAGCTTGGATATCAGCAGTTCGATACGATACCTTACGACAATAAAATCCTGTTAATATTCGAAAAGCACTTACACTAA
- a CDS encoding Crp/Fnr family transcriptional regulator has product MSKSSNENYQKWLAVYGRLVDFSLEDWLLMAPYIKIGHITADTMLFEQGEKISSVYFLLDGYGRYFYLDEKGNERNKSLLQKGGAFSCLSCYLEEQPSPFSTQTLTDCVIAEIRYADLVTVSEQNLNWGRFVRKIYEQLVLKKEKREAALLQLSAKERYLRFITENQALSRSVALRHIAMYLGITDVSLSRIRKELGLT; this is encoded by the coding sequence ATGTCTAAATCAAGTAACGAAAATTATCAAAAATGGTTAGCTGTATATGGGCGGTTGGTGGACTTCTCACTTGAGGATTGGCTTCTTATGGCTCCGTATATAAAAATCGGTCATATCACAGCCGATACGATGCTATTCGAACAAGGTGAGAAAATCTCGAGTGTTTATTTCTTATTAGATGGTTATGGACGTTATTTCTACCTAGATGAAAAGGGTAATGAACGGAACAAATCTCTGCTACAGAAGGGCGGGGCATTCTCTTGTTTATCTTGTTATCTAGAAGAACAGCCGAGTCCATTTTCAACGCAAACGCTAACAGACTGTGTTATTGCCGAAATTCGCTATGCTGACTTAGTCACTGTATCTGAGCAAAACCTCAACTGGGGACGGTTTGTGCGCAAAATTTATGAACAGTTAGTGCTTAAAAAAGAGAAACGCGAAGCGGCGTTACTCCAGTTAAGTGCAAAGGAAAGGTACTTACGCTTTATCACAGAAAATCAAGCATTAAGCCGCTCGGTTGCTTTGCGCCATATCGCAATGTACCTTGGGATCACGGATGTATCGCTGTCGAGAATTAGAAAAGAGCTTGGCTTAACATAG
- a CDS encoding methyltransferase family protein, producing the protein MKKLLPPILLFLFVILMPVVCWLTAAPHFIYYPFNLLGLIPIALGFALAKSGSMIFAREETDIMTFNKPDKLVEAGVFQYTRNPMYLGFVIALLGYAVLIGGALVSFLFVTAFLLIADRWYIRFEEKMMEQTFGDAYLRYQRRVRRWL; encoded by the coding sequence ATGAAAAAGCTACTGCCTCCTATTTTACTGTTTTTATTTGTCATATTGATGCCTGTGGTGTGTTGGTTGACTGCTGCACCACATTTTATTTATTACCCTTTCAATCTGTTAGGGTTAATACCGATTGCTTTGGGGTTTGCACTGGCCAAGTCGGGCAGCATGATATTCGCGAGGGAAGAAACCGATATTATGACTTTCAATAAGCCTGATAAATTAGTGGAGGCTGGGGTATTTCAATATACCCGCAATCCCATGTACCTAGGTTTTGTCATTGCATTACTAGGCTATGCCGTATTAATCGGTGGTGCACTCGTGTCATTTTTGTTTGTGACTGCTTTTTTACTTATTGCCGACAGATGGTACATTCGATTTGAAGAAAAAATGATGGAACAAACTTTTGGAGATGCCTATTTACGCTATCAAAGGAGAGTGCGTCGTTGGCTTTAA
- a CDS encoding I78 family peptidase inhibitor → MVQDIDYSKSLQTIVGKVVRVYQSGDMLTQDHQPQRLNIELNDAQQVVRMWWG, encoded by the coding sequence ATGGTGCAAGATATTGATTATTCAAAATCCCTACAAACAATTGTTGGAAAAGTGGTTAGGGTGTATCAATCTGGAGATATGCTTACCCAAGATCATCAACCTCAGCGACTTAATATTGAGTTAAACGACGCGCAACAGGTCGTGCGTATGTGGTGGGGATAG
- a CDS encoding DUF1289 domain-containing protein, with amino-acid sequence MSHSSCNLVQSPCIRKCCLDDKDVCLGCFRTLDEITSWTSYSEDEKLKVLAHCTRRKQQHAQKYNRN; translated from the coding sequence ATGTCACACTCAAGTTGTAATTTGGTCCAATCTCCTTGCATCAGAAAGTGCTGTTTGGATGATAAAGATGTGTGCTTAGGCTGCTTTAGGACGTTGGACGAAATCACCAGCTGGACAAGTTACAGCGAAGATGAAAAGCTCAAAGTCTTAGCGCATTGTACGAGGCGCAAACAGCAACATGCTCAGAAATATAATAGGAATTGA
- a CDS encoding efflux RND transporter periplasmic adaptor subunit, whose product MDIKLAKTKRMPIKKLALLVIVLLVVGLVFFAKAYTQSASNVVFQEELIVATVQQGEFELSVKGLGSLALEKRHLVTSSSGGKVVEVLVKPGEMVTQGTLLARLENPSLREALIQKHSQLTKISAQHEAELAELKAKVQEAHTAHHDALLGYKADKIQWQAQKTLIEKGNSTISMLDHQRSEFAMQRSQKQVELQQARVATQQQVQQAKAKAQLAEQASLRSEIKLLEENIAALDVRSPITGQIQDVLIEVGMQLSNTSSVAEVADPRLLVAKINIAELDAPHVQVGQSATIDTYTSRFNAIVKRVSPKVTNSQVEVELSIEGTLPREARDKLNIEGVIVTSYKPEAIFVAIPANAIANNQASVFVVNKHLATKKTVKFGQRSVNYIEVLEGLNKNQTIIISDMEKYTQDSQVLVR is encoded by the coding sequence ATGGATATAAAACTGGCGAAAACAAAGCGCATGCCGATTAAGAAGCTCGCGTTGCTTGTAATTGTGCTACTTGTGGTCGGTTTGGTGTTTTTTGCCAAAGCGTATACCCAAAGTGCATCAAACGTGGTTTTCCAAGAAGAGTTAATCGTTGCTACAGTCCAACAGGGCGAGTTTGAACTCAGTGTTAAGGGACTTGGTAGTCTTGCATTGGAGAAACGCCATTTGGTTACTAGTAGTAGTGGCGGCAAAGTAGTTGAAGTGCTGGTTAAACCGGGTGAAATGGTCACTCAAGGTACGCTACTTGCTCGGCTTGAAAACCCATCACTGCGCGAAGCGCTCATTCAAAAACATAGCCAACTTACCAAAATTTCAGCACAACATGAGGCCGAACTTGCAGAGTTAAAGGCCAAAGTGCAAGAGGCCCACACCGCACATCATGATGCTTTGTTGGGTTATAAAGCAGACAAAATTCAGTGGCAGGCGCAAAAAACCTTAATAGAAAAGGGCAATAGCACGATCTCTATGCTTGATCATCAACGCAGCGAGTTTGCAATGCAGCGTAGTCAAAAGCAAGTGGAGTTACAGCAAGCTAGGGTTGCCACTCAGCAACAAGTACAGCAGGCAAAAGCCAAAGCGCAGCTGGCTGAGCAAGCAAGCCTACGATCCGAAATTAAGCTACTTGAAGAGAATATCGCAGCGCTTGATGTGCGCTCGCCAATCACTGGACAAATTCAGGATGTGCTGATTGAAGTGGGCATGCAATTGTCTAATACCAGTTCAGTTGCAGAGGTGGCAGATCCGCGTTTGCTGGTTGCTAAGATAAACATCGCGGAACTAGATGCGCCGCATGTACAAGTTGGGCAGTCGGCTACAATCGATACTTACACTTCGCGTTTTAACGCCATCGTAAAACGTGTTTCCCCAAAGGTCACCAATAGCCAAGTTGAAGTGGAGCTGAGCATTGAAGGCACTTTGCCAAGAGAAGCCAGAGATAAACTTAACATTGAAGGGGTTATTGTAACGAGCTATAAACCCGAGGCTATATTCGTCGCAATACCGGCCAATGCCATTGCAAATAATCAAGCGAGCGTGTTTGTTGTTAATAAACATCTCGCGACGAAAAAAACGGTTAAATTTGGTCAGCGTTCGGTAAACTACATCGAAGTGCTTGAAGGCCTTAATAAAAATCAAACTATCATTATTTCCGATATGGAAAAGTATACTCAAGATAGCCAAGTGCTAGTGCGTTAA
- a CDS encoding ABC transporter ATP-binding protein has translation MNSVIQLNNIKKRFQTDEIATQALDGINLVVEPGEFVAITGPSGCGKSTLLSILGLIDEPSNGEYFISGNQAFNLSSDERAHIRANHIGFIFQAFNLISDLNVLENVMLPLTYIGGISQKEMEQKAKDALAMVGLENRVNHFPSQLSGGQQQRAAVARALINSPDLILADEPTGNLDSNNAQQVLGLLSELHAAGKTICMVTHDIESTTYASRVISMLDGNILRDKKQLDRVSKVVGA, from the coding sequence ATGAACTCAGTCATTCAACTTAATAACATCAAAAAGCGGTTTCAGACGGATGAAATTGCAACTCAAGCACTAGACGGTATTAATCTCGTGGTAGAGCCCGGCGAGTTTGTGGCTATCACGGGACCTTCGGGGTGCGGCAAGTCTACGTTACTGTCAATTTTGGGCCTGATTGATGAGCCAAGTAACGGCGAGTATTTTATCAGCGGTAACCAAGCATTTAATTTGAGCTCAGACGAGCGTGCTCATATTCGCGCTAACCATATAGGCTTTATTTTTCAGGCATTTAATCTTATCAGTGATTTAAATGTACTTGAAAATGTCATGTTACCGCTGACTTATATCGGCGGCATTAGCCAAAAAGAAATGGAGCAAAAAGCCAAAGATGCACTGGCGATGGTGGGGTTAGAAAACCGAGTAAATCATTTTCCCTCTCAACTTTCAGGTGGTCAGCAACAGCGGGCCGCAGTTGCAAGAGCGTTGATTAACAGCCCCGACCTCATTCTCGCCGATGAGCCGACTGGTAACTTAGACTCAAACAATGCCCAGCAAGTGCTAGGGTTGTTGAGCGAGCTTCATGCAGCTGGCAAAACGATATGTATGGTAACGCATGATATTGAATCAACGACCTACGCCAGCCGGGTGATCTCAATGCTTGATGGCAATATTTTACGAGATAAAAAGCAGCTTGACCGTGTAAGTAAAGTCGTTGGAGCTTAG
- a CDS encoding ABC transporter permease, which translates to MGLLLDFRYALRNIAKSMRFTLLMMFIMVGSLTISLIGFNYIYTVAFSHSQVGNGSSEIRIFKVRNPISTQNRFEYSMLPQLRELDEVKQLEEWLYIAPVSVWVSDAERGNHYRGSYVDERFFQFMDIKPELGRFYTAEDFVGSAQDVVVISDYLWSHLFQGSEDVIGRTMIVDQKPYEIIGVMPKRNNFPIFSKLWLPLKGNNAAPADAIDIIYKMPNEVVESKLEQRLSLFFTDYAKQRASQSELEVDKTVRVESMTLVEYNTDGEAIFVFTLFMIGIVLILLISSINISNLLFAKIIERQKESAIRAAIGAKKLRVVQQHACEGFIYCFSSWVVALLLTDLGLRALNFVINMMIGGKMPYWWYWQLNTITILVSLLLISFVFTIAVLLPAVKTANFNINDVLRDGTRGATGKQAGLMSKRLLSLQVTLVSFMLMASSTIGYVMYSMAGNIDGETLKGVHSTELQFQAENEFSSDKAVEMASALVVGMTLDPAFKEGRVYQREIELDVQTSEGEVYTDKIINIEAVTHLFKRELQSGRNFTAQDNTEAAPVVIISQSLAKALFGSEEVLGRSLMLRDAKWPSAKIIGIAVDEMSVVASERRHEVYFSFRQYAPKDNAMAVKFVTELPPSQSYEAFYRVLGRLSSKLETSYVFDHYDNHRSMMGAFTSIIYVFLIVGGFALTLSLIGIYAMGLSNINKSSYEIGIRRALGSKDRQIMLLFIKKNLTHTVIGLTISALIFYILCYLAVDFFRGIVPFSVMFGAGSITLLLVFVAVCLALYIPVKRSIKVQPAVSLRME; encoded by the coding sequence ATGGGATTACTTTTAGATTTTCGCTATGCGCTGAGAAACATCGCAAAATCAATGCGATTTACGTTATTGATGATGTTTATTATGGTTGGTAGTTTGACCATATCATTGATTGGCTTTAATTATATTTATACCGTGGCATTCTCACATAGCCAAGTAGGGAATGGCAGCTCTGAAATCAGGATCTTCAAGGTTCGCAACCCTATCAGCACGCAAAATCGATTTGAATATAGCATGCTGCCACAACTACGAGAACTTGATGAAGTTAAGCAACTTGAGGAGTGGCTTTATATTGCACCTGTGAGTGTTTGGGTAAGTGACGCTGAGCGAGGAAATCATTATCGAGGCTCCTATGTTGATGAGCGCTTTTTCCAGTTTATGGATATTAAGCCTGAGCTCGGGCGATTTTATACCGCTGAGGACTTTGTGGGATCAGCTCAAGATGTAGTCGTGATTTCAGACTATCTATGGTCGCATTTATTCCAAGGTAGCGAAGATGTTATTGGGCGTACGATGATCGTTGATCAAAAGCCCTACGAGATAATCGGCGTGATGCCCAAACGTAATAACTTCCCGATATTTTCTAAACTCTGGCTACCGCTTAAAGGTAATAACGCAGCACCTGCTGATGCTATTGATATTATTTATAAGATGCCAAACGAGGTGGTAGAGTCAAAGCTAGAGCAACGCTTAAGTTTATTCTTCACTGACTACGCGAAGCAACGCGCTAGTCAGTCAGAGCTCGAGGTGGATAAAACAGTTCGAGTTGAATCAATGACTTTAGTAGAATACAACACTGATGGTGAGGCGATATTTGTATTTACCCTATTTATGATAGGTATCGTACTCATTTTGCTTATTTCCTCAATCAACATTAGTAACTTACTCTTTGCCAAAATAATCGAGAGACAAAAAGAATCGGCTATTCGTGCCGCGATTGGTGCGAAAAAATTAAGAGTTGTTCAGCAGCATGCTTGTGAGGGCTTTATTTACTGCTTTAGCAGTTGGGTAGTGGCGCTATTGCTAACGGATCTCGGTTTGCGGGCATTGAACTTTGTTATTAATATGATGATTGGTGGCAAAATGCCGTACTGGTGGTATTGGCAATTAAATACCATCACTATCTTGGTGTCATTGTTGTTGATAAGCTTTGTATTTACTATTGCTGTGCTGTTACCTGCAGTGAAAACCGCTAACTTTAACATCAATGATGTACTGCGAGACGGCACGCGAGGTGCAACCGGCAAACAGGCTGGATTGATGTCAAAACGGCTATTGTCTTTGCAGGTGACTTTAGTGAGCTTTATGTTGATGGCGTCGAGCACCATAGGTTATGTGATGTACTCTATGGCGGGAAACATCGACGGAGAGACTCTCAAAGGGGTGCATTCCACTGAGCTGCAATTTCAAGCTGAAAACGAATTTTCGAGTGATAAAGCGGTCGAAATGGCAAGCGCGTTGGTTGTGGGTATGACACTGGATCCTGCTTTTAAAGAAGGGCGCGTGTATCAGCGTGAGATTGAACTTGATGTGCAAACAAGCGAAGGCGAAGTCTACACCGATAAAATCATAAATATTGAAGCTGTAACTCATCTTTTCAAGCGCGAACTGCAAAGCGGCAGAAACTTTACCGCACAAGACAACACAGAAGCGGCACCCGTGGTGATCATTAGTCAGTCTCTCGCAAAGGCTTTGTTTGGCAGTGAGGAAGTATTGGGGCGCTCACTGATGTTACGTGATGCAAAATGGCCAAGTGCTAAAATAATTGGCATAGCAGTGGATGAAATGAGCGTTGTCGCCAGTGAACGTCGTCATGAGGTCTATTTTAGTTTTCGTCAATATGCGCCAAAGGATAACGCAATGGCGGTTAAATTCGTCACTGAACTGCCGCCAAGCCAAAGTTACGAAGCGTTCTATCGCGTGTTAGGTAGGCTTTCAAGTAAGCTCGAAACTAGCTATGTTTTTGATCACTACGACAACCATCGCTCTATGATGGGGGCATTCACTAGCATCATTTATGTGTTTTTGATTGTGGGTGGATTTGCCTTAACGCTTTCTTTAATCGGCATTTATGCCATGGGCCTTAGTAATATTAATAAATCTAGCTATGAAATAGGCATCCGCCGTGCGCTTGGCTCCAAAGATCGCCAGATCATGTTGTTATTTATCAAGAAAAATCTAACCCATACCGTTATAGGGCTGACTATTTCTGCATTAATTTTCTATATCTTGTGTTATCTTGCTGTAGACTTTTTCCGTGGTATTGTGCCGTTTAGTGTTATGTTTGGTGCGGGTAGCATTACTTTGCTACTGGTATTTGTTGCGGTATGCCTTGCGCTTTATATCCCGGTGAAACGCAGCATAAAAGTCCAACCTGCGGTTAGCTTAAGAATGGAATAA
- a CDS encoding sigma-54-dependent transcriptional regulator, translating into MKKVLIVDDSLDIQASLKFLLEDEGYACHGVVTPDAAFDYVSTQEVDLVLLDMNFTHDTTSGKEGLAAIAKLIQIDPLLPIVVMTGWATLDLAVTALKQGAADFIEKPWDDERLAHSIKVQIEKRADRQHLARLSAENERLKQPQQTINFVTQSEKKQRVLTQLTQLAQSDMNILLTGENGTGKSYYAQYVHEHSSRAGGSFISINMGAVSDELFNSELFGHKKGAFTDAKADRVGAFTLASNGSLFLDEIANLSLQSQAKLLQVLEERKYAAVGSHKVLDNTARIISATNCQLNEAIANNQFRQDLYYRLNTIEVEIPPLRACPEDILPLAKRFLMRFSQDYKKSPPIIMPCAAKALSAYDFPGNVRELKHMMERVVFTCSNARVFASDLALSPTPHSALQSVNTATVSTSENHDLTLDEIIEQALFKRLEFHGGNVSKAAKSLGLSRSAWYRKMDKYE; encoded by the coding sequence TTGAAAAAGGTGTTAATAGTAGACGACTCGCTTGATATTCAGGCGAGTCTGAAGTTTTTACTTGAGGATGAAGGCTATGCTTGCCATGGTGTGGTGACACCAGACGCAGCATTTGATTATGTCAGTACACAGGAAGTGGACTTGGTGCTATTGGATATGAACTTTACCCATGACACCACCAGTGGCAAAGAAGGGTTGGCGGCGATTGCTAAGCTCATTCAAATAGATCCGCTTTTACCCATTGTGGTGATGACTGGTTGGGCGACATTAGACCTTGCCGTTACTGCCCTAAAGCAAGGAGCGGCCGATTTCATTGAAAAGCCATGGGATGATGAGCGCCTTGCTCATAGCATCAAAGTACAAATCGAGAAGCGAGCTGACAGACAACATTTAGCGCGGCTATCTGCTGAAAACGAACGCCTTAAACAGCCCCAACAAACGATCAACTTTGTTACGCAAAGTGAGAAAAAACAGCGTGTGCTGACACAGCTCACCCAGTTGGCACAAAGCGATATGAACATCTTGCTGACCGGTGAAAATGGCACAGGAAAGAGCTATTACGCACAGTATGTACACGAGCATTCAAGTCGTGCTGGTGGCAGTTTTATTTCGATTAATATGGGGGCAGTGAGCGACGAGCTATTTAACTCTGAGTTATTTGGCCATAAAAAGGGGGCATTTACTGATGCGAAAGCAGATCGAGTGGGTGCATTTACACTCGCAAGTAATGGCTCGTTGTTTTTAGATGAAATTGCCAATTTATCTTTGCAATCTCAAGCAAAGTTGCTTCAAGTGTTAGAAGAGCGGAAGTACGCGGCGGTTGGCAGTCACAAAGTTTTGGATAATACTGCGAGAATAATTTCTGCCACCAACTGCCAACTTAATGAAGCGATTGCCAATAACCAGTTTCGCCAAGATTTATATTATCGATTAAATACTATAGAAGTAGAAATACCGCCTTTAAGAGCGTGCCCAGAGGATATCTTGCCATTAGCAAAGCGTTTTTTAATGCGCTTCAGTCAAGATTACAAAAAATCACCACCAATCATTATGCCTTGTGCTGCTAAAGCACTGAGTGCTTATGACTTTCCTGGCAATGTAAGAGAGCTTAAACATATGATGGAGCGCGTGGTATTTACATGTTCAAACGCCCGAGTATTTGCCAGCGATTTGGCGCTCAGTCCCACACCGCACTCAGCGTTGCAATCGGTGAATACTGCTACTGTGAGCACATCAGAAAATCACGATTTAACGCTGGATGAAATTATTGAGCAAGCACTATTTAAAAGACTGGAATTTCACGGTGGTAATGTATCAAAAGCGGCGAAGAGCTTGGGACTATCGCGCAGTGCGTGGTATCGCAAAATGGATAAATATGAGTAG
- a CDS encoding sensor histidine kinase, whose translation MFYRFGHWLLSALLLVIANVLLLVHNYPVALVILLDLVFALCFALLTYKYSSTRQNTINLIDTLLISLRQGDYALRAAHGKDAQLYSTVEHLNALAQTMQADQRALAEQSDLLKQIIEKLDCALIVFDKQSVAFANSYAERTFFDCYKDDAWRWFQSLQAQQKQGKVSVMLDGTEHAFLLEHDSCYIANKPHTLLVLKQLDSILYQQEKDALQRFVRILSHEINNTIAPIGTIARSLTKRLDRELDLERFTSGLSLINERANYLKSFMGNYASLAKLPPAHKQIVALSEFCTQLQSIYPQLKVESTADLLGFFDTSQIKQVLCHLINNAQEACTPSPEVTLNITPDADKLAFTVTDTGPGFSNLNEAAEAFYTTKADGNGIGLMLSRIIIENHGGQLKLGNNSSGGAKVSFSVERGGS comes from the coding sequence TTGTTTTATCGATTTGGACACTGGTTGTTAAGTGCATTACTACTCGTTATTGCTAACGTTCTGCTCCTTGTGCACAATTACCCGGTTGCACTCGTTATATTGCTAGATTTGGTATTTGCGCTGTGTTTTGCACTGCTCACTTATAAATATAGCTCTACAAGACAAAACACTATTAATCTCATTGATACCTTGTTGATATCGCTTCGCCAAGGCGATTATGCTCTAAGAGCGGCACATGGCAAAGACGCACAATTATATTCAACGGTGGAACACTTAAACGCGCTTGCACAAACCATGCAAGCCGATCAGCGAGCGCTGGCAGAGCAAAGCGACCTGCTAAAGCAAATCATTGAAAAGCTTGATTGTGCACTTATCGTGTTTGACAAACAAAGCGTTGCATTTGCCAACAGCTACGCTGAGCGCACCTTTTTTGACTGTTACAAAGACGATGCTTGGCGCTGGTTTCAGTCATTACAAGCTCAGCAAAAACAAGGAAAGGTTTCGGTGATGCTTGACGGTACCGAGCATGCTTTTTTGCTTGAACACGACAGCTGCTACATTGCCAATAAACCTCACACTTTACTGGTTTTAAAACAGCTCGATAGTATTTTATATCAACAAGAAAAAGACGCCTTACAGCGGTTTGTCCGTATTTTAAGTCACGAGATCAATAACACCATAGCGCCGATTGGTACGATAGCTCGCAGCCTAACCAAGCGCCTAGACCGTGAGTTAGATTTAGAAAGGTTTACTAGTGGGCTGTCACTCATCAACGAGCGCGCCAATTACCTTAAATCTTTTATGGGCAACTATGCCTCACTTGCCAAATTACCTCCTGCGCATAAGCAGATTGTTGCACTCAGTGAGTTTTGCACTCAGCTACAAAGTATCTACCCTCAGCTAAAGGTAGAAAGCACAGCGGACCTGCTCGGTTTTTTTGATACGAGTCAAATCAAACAGGTGCTTTGCCATCTTATTAACAATGCCCAAGAAGCGTGCACACCTTCGCCAGAAGTCACACTCAACATCACCCCCGATGCAGACAAGTTAGCGTTTACGGTCACAGATACAGGCCCCGGTTTTTCCAACCTAAACGAAGCTGCTGAAGCATTTTACACCACCAAAGCTGATGGCAACGGCATAGGCCTTATGCTCTCTCGCATTATTATTGAAAACCACGGTGGACAACTCAAACTAGGCAATAACTCAAGCGGTGGTGCAAAAGTCAGTTTTAGCGTAGAGCGGGGTGGGAGTTGA